The DNA segment CGGTAAAAGCCAGTATGGCAGGAACTTTTACATCTTGCAAGCCGCGTAGCAACCCTACAGCTACATTTTGTGCGCCATCGCTCAGTTGAAAAAACACCGCCAGCAAAATGAGTGTTGATGCCATGGCAACCACTTCGGCATTATTGGTATAGAGGAATGGCAGTTGCCGATAAAAAAGGAAGAAGCAAAGCAGAAAAGCTATTTCCAACAGCAGCGTAAGAGCAATGGTGGTTCTGCCACTGAGTATTATTTGCTCCTTGTTTTTTGCACCTAAACCAAATCCGGTTATTACGGTGCCGGCTGCAGAAATACCTGCAATAGCCATAAAGGTCATAGAAGCCAAATTGATAGCTATTTGGTGGGCTGCCAATTCTATTTCGCCTAGCCAACCGCTCATAATATGCGCTACGCTAAATGCAGCTGCTTCAGAAAAAACTTGCAGCGATGCCGGAATGCCCATGCTTAAAATAGGGAATACATAGCCGATGGTAGCTGCCGCAGCTTGGCTGTGTTTTTTAAATAATTGGAGTACAAAACGATTGTTGTAAATATACACGAATACAGCCAGTAGCATGGCTACCCGCGATATGGAGGTGGCTAAGGCGGCTCCGGTTACGCCCAAAGGGGGCAAACCCAGTTTGCCATAAATAAGTATGTCGTTTAAGAAAATATTGAGCAAGAGTGCTCCGATATTGATAACCATTCCCGGCATTGTTTTGCCCATGCCTTCCAGTAGTTGCCTGCCTGCCGTAAAAAAAATCATGGCGGGAGTAGTAAGGTTTACTATTAGCAAATAGCG comes from the Chitinophagales bacterium genome and includes:
- a CDS encoding MATE family efflux transporter translates to MSFTKQQYFASLKQTLQIGLPIMASHLGHVLMGFFDTVQIGGLGAQYIAATGLASTVYWLLTLLGTGVLFVVAPLVSAAFGEKNEAKAIGIFKSSLRLATWISIIFTSLFFFFIYHFEIFGQSQQVNAIASRYLLIVNLTTPAMIFFTAGRQLLEGMGKTMPGMVINIGALLLNIFLNDILIYGKLGLPPLGVTGAALATSISRVAMLLAVFVYIYNNRFVLQLFKKHSQAAAATIGYVFPILSMGIPASLQVFSEAAAFSVAHIMSGWLGEIELAAHQIAINLASMTFMAIAGISAAGTVITGFGLGAKNKEQIILSGRTTIALTLLLEIAFLLCFFLFYRQLPFLYTNNAEVVAMASTLILLAVFFQLSDGAQNVAVGLLRGLQDVKVPAILAFTAYWLVMIPACYLLAFKTSLGIKGIWIGFTIGLSTASVILLLRYRYVLHKLKF